A region from the Nonlabens sp. YIK11 genome encodes:
- the wecB gene encoding non-hydrolyzing UDP-N-acetylglucosamine 2-epimerase, giving the protein MKRLKVATVVGTRPEIIRLSRVLDALDKSPAIEHILIHTGQNYDYELNQIFFDDLGLRKPDHFLEAAGKNAAETVGNIMIKIDVLLEKLQPEAFLVLGDTNSCLCAIPAKKRKIPIFHMEAGNRCFDQRVPEETNRKIVDHTSDVNLTYSDIAREYLLREGLPADRIIKTGSPMFEVLNHYMAEIRKSKVLENQGLEKGKYFVVSAHREENISNDRNFNNLFETLNHIADNYDYPIIFSTHPRTRNKINSSELKLHQNIQFLKPLGFNDYNSLQQNAFVVLSDSGTISEESSILNFKALNIREAHERPEAMEEASVMMVGLDKERILQALEHVQLQQTDEVRSMRQVIDYSMPNVSEKIVRIILSYTDYVNKVVWKKYN; this is encoded by the coding sequence ATGAAAAGATTAAAGGTAGCTACGGTTGTTGGAACACGACCTGAAATCATAAGACTTTCAAGAGTTCTTGATGCATTGGATAAATCTCCAGCCATTGAGCATATTTTGATTCATACAGGACAGAATTATGATTATGAACTCAACCAGATATTCTTTGATGATTTGGGGTTAAGGAAACCAGATCATTTTCTAGAGGCGGCAGGAAAAAATGCGGCAGAAACGGTAGGGAATATCATGATTAAAATAGATGTGCTCTTGGAAAAATTGCAGCCAGAGGCGTTTTTAGTGCTGGGAGATACTAACAGTTGTTTGTGTGCCATACCAGCTAAAAAGCGAAAAATTCCAATTTTCCATATGGAAGCAGGCAACCGCTGCTTCGATCAGCGTGTTCCAGAAGAAACGAATCGAAAGATCGTTGATCACACTTCTGACGTTAATCTAACATATTCTGATATCGCAAGGGAATACCTCTTGCGTGAAGGCTTGCCTGCAGACCGCATCATTAAAACTGGATCGCCCATGTTTGAGGTGTTGAACCATTATATGGCAGAGATAAGAAAGAGTAAAGTTCTAGAAAATCAAGGCTTAGAAAAGGGTAAGTATTTTGTGGTATCTGCGCATCGTGAAGAAAACATTAGTAATGATAGAAACTTTAATAATTTATTTGAAACCCTAAATCATATAGCAGATAATTATGATTATCCAATCATATTTTCAACCCATCCTAGAACCAGAAATAAGATCAACTCTAGTGAGTTAAAATTACATCAAAACATACAGTTTTTGAAGCCTTTGGGGTTCAACGATTATAATAGTTTGCAACAAAATGCCTTTGTTGTATTATCTGATAGCGGTACAATTTCTGAAGAGTCCAGTATTCTAAATTTTAAGGCACTCAATATACGAGAAGCTCACGAAAGACCGGAAGCAATGGAAGAGGCGAGCGTCATGATGGTAGGTCTTGATAAGGAACGTATCTTACAGGCTCTAGAACATGTGCAATTGCAACAAACCGATGAAGTGCGAAGTATGCGTCAGGTTATTGATTACAGCATGCCTAATGTGAGTGAAAAAATCGTAAGAATCATCCTTAGTTATACGGATTATGTGAATAAGGTGGTTTGGAAAAAATACAATTAG
- a CDS encoding NAD-dependent epimerase/dehydratase family protein — protein MMKIGITGQTGFLGTHLSNNLRLEPEKYEIIPFERSFFDQDGLLDEFVASCDIIYHLAAINRHDDPQIIYETNITLSKKLVESLERSKVKPHIIFSSSLQESSDNKYGDSKKIARELLHQWAAGSGASFTGFIIPNVYGPFGKPFYNSFVATFCHLLNNGGYPEIKVDNEVPLIYVQNLVLKMLEAIHIKAPRQVTVEIPEDGTYKVTEILELFHRFQQNYTSSGIMPSLDSDFQRNMFNTFRSYINHKDHFPVRYVQHSDERGTFVEIIRLEQHGQVSFSTTVPGVTRGNHFHTRKIERFSVIKGKALIELRRVDSDEVLSFKLDGQNPSYVDMPIWYTHNIKNVGEEELYTMFWINEFYNPQDPDTYFVTV, from the coding sequence ATGATGAAGATTGGAATTACAGGTCAAACAGGTTTTTTAGGTACCCATTTGAGCAATAACCTAAGGCTGGAACCTGAAAAATATGAGATCATTCCATTTGAAAGGTCGTTTTTTGATCAAGACGGATTGTTGGATGAGTTTGTGGCTAGTTGTGATATTATCTATCACCTTGCGGCCATCAACCGCCATGATGATCCACAAATTATATATGAAACTAACATCACGCTTTCAAAAAAACTCGTGGAATCGCTGGAGCGATCAAAGGTAAAGCCCCACATAATTTTTTCGTCATCACTACAAGAGAGCAGTGACAATAAATATGGCGATTCAAAGAAAATAGCAAGAGAATTATTGCATCAATGGGCCGCAGGATCTGGAGCATCATTTACCGGATTTATCATTCCTAATGTCTATGGGCCATTTGGCAAGCCCTTTTACAATTCATTTGTCGCGACATTTTGCCATTTGTTAAACAACGGTGGTTATCCAGAGATTAAGGTAGATAACGAGGTTCCTTTAATCTATGTCCAGAATTTAGTTTTGAAAATGTTGGAGGCTATTCATATTAAAGCTCCTAGACAGGTGACCGTTGAGATTCCTGAAGACGGTACTTACAAGGTGACTGAAATCTTGGAACTGTTTCATAGATTTCAACAGAACTACACGTCAAGTGGAATCATGCCATCGCTAGATTCTGATTTTCAACGCAATATGTTCAATACCTTTAGAAGCTACATCAATCATAAGGATCATTTCCCGGTTCGTTACGTACAACACAGTGATGAACGTGGTACTTTTGTGGAGATTATAAGGCTGGAACAGCATGGTCAAGTTTCTTTTTCCACGACCGTTCCGGGTGTAACTAGAGGCAATCATTTTCATACTCGTAAAATTGAACGATTCTCTGTTATAAAAGGAAAGGCACTGATTGAATTAAGAAGGGTGGATAGCGATGAGGTATTAAGCTTTAAATTGGATGGACAAAACCCATCCTACGTGGATATGCCCATCTGGTATACCCACAATATCAAAAACGTAGGAGAAGAAGAATTATATACAATGTTTTGGATCAACGAATTTTATAATCCGCAGGATCCAGACACGTACTTTGTAACGGTTTAA
- a CDS encoding WxcM-like domain-containing protein, with the protein MIKPRLINGGIARDHRGSITFNNDLDLTAVKRMYCVHNENTDLRRGWQGHRIEQRWFTAIQGSFKVDLVHLDSFDVKMDYHSSFVLTGDISQTLWIPAGYVSCIKANTLENKLLIFADYKMGEIEDEYRFDLGHFNLF; encoded by the coding sequence ATGATAAAACCACGGTTAATCAATGGAGGAATCGCTAGAGATCATCGTGGTTCAATCACTTTCAACAATGATCTGGATTTAACTGCTGTCAAACGTATGTATTGCGTTCATAATGAAAATACAGACCTGAGAAGAGGCTGGCAAGGACATCGTATCGAGCAGCGCTGGTTTACTGCCATTCAAGGTAGCTTTAAGGTGGACCTTGTACATCTGGATTCATTCGATGTAAAGATGGACTATCATTCCTCATTTGTATTGACAGGTGACATTTCACAAACGTTGTGGATTCCCGCAGGATATGTGAGTTGCATTAAGGCTAATACCCTTGAAAATAAACTACTTATTTTTGCAGACTATAAAATGGGAGAGATTGAAGATGAATATAGGTTTGACCTTGGACATTTTAATCTATTTTAA
- a CDS encoding polysaccharide biosynthesis protein translates to MKINNQTLLITGGTGSFGNAVLNRFLNTDHFKEIRIFSRDEKKQHDMRKSYNHPKLKFYIGDVRDYSSILKAMRGVDYVFHAAALKQVPSCEFFPMEATRTNVLGTQNVIDAAAACAVKKVICLSTDKAAYPINAMGISKALMEKVAVAASRNLSDTTVCLTRYGNVMASRGSVIPLFMDQILNDQEITVTDPNMTRFLMSLDDAVELVLFAFENGNSGDLFVNKAPAGTIADLVQAMKELFEADNKVKIIGTRHGEKLYETLCTREEMLKAEDMGDFYRIPADNRDLNYSQYFSEGKEDIASIDDYHSHNTEQLDVEGMKKLIGALPLIKSSLSRKRN, encoded by the coding sequence ATGAAGATAAATAATCAAACCTTGCTTATAACTGGTGGCACGGGCTCATTTGGGAATGCAGTGCTCAACCGCTTCCTCAATACCGATCATTTCAAAGAAATTAGGATATTCTCCAGAGATGAGAAGAAGCAGCACGATATGCGCAAGTCCTATAACCACCCCAAGCTCAAGTTCTACATAGGCGACGTTCGAGATTATAGCAGTATACTCAAAGCCATGCGTGGTGTCGATTATGTTTTCCATGCTGCCGCGCTTAAGCAGGTTCCCTCATGTGAGTTTTTCCCTATGGAAGCTACGAGAACTAACGTCCTGGGTACCCAAAATGTCATAGATGCCGCGGCAGCTTGTGCGGTTAAAAAGGTAATATGTCTAAGCACTGACAAAGCTGCCTATCCCATCAATGCAATGGGAATATCTAAGGCGTTGATGGAAAAGGTTGCCGTAGCTGCCTCACGTAATTTGTCAGATACCACTGTATGTCTTACCCGGTATGGAAACGTCATGGCAAGTCGAGGTTCTGTTATACCGCTTTTTATGGACCAAATCCTCAATGATCAAGAAATTACCGTGACAGATCCCAACATGACTCGTTTTTTAATGTCATTGGATGATGCTGTAGAATTGGTGTTGTTTGCCTTTGAGAACGGTAATTCTGGAGATCTTTTTGTAAACAAGGCACCCGCAGGAACTATTGCAGATCTAGTGCAAGCCATGAAAGAGTTATTTGAGGCAGACAATAAAGTAAAGATTATAGGAACTCGCCATGGCGAGAAACTGTACGAAACTCTATGTACACGAGAAGAAATGCTCAAGGCGGAAGATATGGGCGATTTCTACCGAATTCCGGCAGATAATCGCGATCTGAACTATTCCCAATATTTCTCTGAAGGAAAGGAAGATATTGCTTCAATAGATGACTATCACTCGCATAACACAGAGCAACTTGATGTGGAGGGTATGAAGAAGTTGATAGGAGCATTGCCACTTATCAAAAGTTCGCTTTCGCGAAAGCGTAACTAG
- a CDS encoding glycosyltransferase, whose product MILLDAVYINNGGGKILLDYLILKLIDNKVGAYLLLDHRTIESFNGFSNENINIEFIKPSLFTRHKFYKENNQQFSKILCFGNLPPIKKMEATTYTYLHQRLFLDQSFSENISCKDKIAFYLKSKILALIAKNTDYWIVQTKSMANLLEKSFKNVNPDHVLIHPFYPPLTNDCVVSRDPCHFVYVSSGADHKNHEVLLQGFCLFYDKFQKGELHLTIDSSFIHLQQKIKQLQLKGYPVINHIEPTRDIIANLFQKSKYCLYPSLSESLGLTIIEALENGCDIIGADLPYLYEVCRPSATFDPKSPESLFEILNSLSTNSLPSSKQMLHNNIEDLIKLLQ is encoded by the coding sequence ATGATCTTATTGGATGCAGTATATATAAATAATGGAGGTGGCAAAATTTTGCTTGATTATCTGATTTTGAAACTTATTGACAACAAAGTGGGTGCTTATCTACTTTTGGATCATCGTACCATTGAGTCATTTAATGGTTTTTCAAATGAAAACATAAATATTGAATTTATCAAACCTAGCCTGTTCACAAGGCATAAGTTTTACAAAGAGAATAATCAACAATTCTCAAAAATACTGTGTTTCGGAAATCTACCGCCCATAAAAAAAATGGAGGCTACAACATATACATACTTACATCAAAGGTTGTTTTTAGATCAATCGTTCTCCGAAAATATTAGTTGTAAAGACAAGATTGCTTTTTACCTAAAGTCGAAGATATTAGCCCTGATTGCTAAAAATACGGACTACTGGATAGTACAGACTAAGAGTATGGCGAACTTACTTGAAAAATCTTTTAAAAATGTTAACCCTGACCATGTCCTGATTCATCCGTTTTATCCTCCACTTACCAACGATTGCGTTGTATCACGAGATCCATGTCATTTTGTATATGTAAGTAGCGGAGCAGATCACAAGAATCATGAAGTATTGCTACAAGGTTTTTGCTTATTTTATGACAAATTTCAAAAGGGAGAATTGCACCTGACTATTGATTCAAGCTTTATTCATCTACAACAAAAGATCAAACAACTACAATTGAAAGGATATCCAGTCATTAACCATATTGAACCAACGAGAGATATAATAGCTAACCTATTTCAAAAATCGAAGTATTGTCTATATCCTTCCCTTTCTGAGAGCCTTGGATTAACGATAATTGAAGCATTGGAAAACGGGTGCGATATTATAGGAGCAGATCTCCCATATCTATATGAGGTATGTAGGCCATCAGCTACTTTTGATCCCAAAAGTCCAGAATCTCTTTTTGAAATATTAAACAGTCTTTCTACCAATAGCCTTCCCTCCTCAAAACAGATGTTGCACAACAATATTGAAGACCTTATCAAATTACTACAATAA
- a CDS encoding glycosyltransferase family 4 protein, protein MKKVCFIFNYASHYREPIFRLINDKISCDLFFVEPDSDINTFDAKCLSNFKGFFNRSNIIKPVYWQNGVIHLSPRPYSDFVITGEYFCLSNWILLIRNRVRGIKTHLWTHGWYGNESLAKRLIKKTFFRLADKILLYGHYAEDLMINEGFKPDKLKVIYNSLDFDSQSKIYSALINTAIFDNKFCNTAPTISFIGRIQKRKRLDILLQAIHKLHCQGFTVNLVIVGEGEHLGQIRKLTESLGLSDNVWFYGKSYEEKEIATVLYNSEICVSPGNVGLTAMHSLAYGTPIITHNNFPSQMPEFEIIKPKVNGDFFIENDAKDLARVMKEWLVCKTDREQIRLNCRSSLQGKYEPKIQLDLLMKALSI, encoded by the coding sequence ATGAAAAAAGTGTGTTTCATTTTTAATTATGCATCTCATTATAGGGAGCCTATTTTTAGATTGATCAATGATAAAATTTCATGTGATTTGTTTTTTGTAGAACCCGATAGTGATATTAATACCTTTGATGCTAAATGCCTTAGCAATTTTAAAGGCTTTTTTAATAGGTCGAATATTATTAAACCAGTTTATTGGCAAAATGGTGTAATTCATTTATCGCCTAGACCCTATTCTGATTTTGTCATCACAGGTGAATATTTCTGCCTTTCAAATTGGATTTTATTGATACGCAATAGAGTTAGAGGTATTAAAACCCACCTCTGGACACATGGGTGGTATGGTAATGAGTCTCTAGCAAAACGTTTAATAAAAAAAACCTTTTTCCGATTAGCCGACAAAATTTTACTTTACGGCCATTATGCCGAAGACTTGATGATTAATGAAGGTTTTAAACCTGATAAACTGAAAGTGATTTACAATTCTCTAGACTTTGACAGTCAAAGTAAAATATATAGCGCATTAATAAACACTGCTATTTTTGACAATAAATTTTGTAATACAGCACCTACCATTTCTTTTATTGGCCGTATTCAAAAACGTAAAAGACTAGATATTCTGCTTCAAGCGATTCATAAACTACATTGCCAAGGCTTTACTGTCAATCTTGTAATTGTAGGTGAAGGGGAACATTTAGGTCAGATTAGAAAACTAACGGAATCTCTTGGTTTGTCTGATAATGTATGGTTTTATGGTAAATCCTATGAAGAGAAAGAGATAGCAACAGTATTATACAACAGCGAAATATGCGTGTCTCCTGGCAACGTAGGGTTAACGGCTATGCATAGTCTCGCGTATGGTACACCAATTATAACTCACAATAACTTTCCAAGTCAGATGCCTGAATTTGAAATCATCAAACCTAAAGTTAATGGAGATTTTTTTATTGAAAATGACGCCAAAGATCTTGCTAGAGTTATGAAGGAGTGGTTGGTTTGCAAAACAGATAGAGAACAAATAAGACTCAATTGCAGATCTTCATTACAAGGTAAATATGAACCTAAAATTCAGCTTGATCTATTGATGAAAGCGTTGTCTATTTAA
- the wzy gene encoding O-antigen polysaccharide polymerase Wzy: protein MQTFLQLILYLISLFTWLMVTDVRYIGVVSFWTILMIILIEVYQTRKTNLFTIFLFSFLYMIPTEAISNYDLLVLSWGRDDVHTGYGILLLGAGAVMLGYKCTKKISKFYKQNVSDKPQLIINKRRVLISLLLIYEIFFFAINIENTIYGFTAGRASAFPFAFSGILYVIAFLSIGLFLEYFKGNKLKTLLFILPIIITFLGTGTRFFLLFIVFIFFFKDLYYLNFKNSFKIIFGALVIITLTTAIKSSRASGLKLTSTTSSSETSAEEIMDFIASKGSDEGLIRNTAMITDYLSKNEVTYGKSIGFIFVFWIPRSLWPDKPVMLDNWLVNKYFNVSEGYSSASSFAGELYMDFGFEFALLALLILGVFLFKLEDWILLNHHTSFQNYIFSGFLMGWLFFATRSILTATFILITYMVFSKIIFYLLGRFKILIIK, encoded by the coding sequence ATGCAAACTTTTTTACAGCTGATATTGTATTTGATTAGTCTGTTTACATGGCTCATGGTAACTGATGTCAGGTACATTGGAGTCGTTAGTTTTTGGACAATATTAATGATCATACTGATCGAGGTGTATCAAACTAGAAAAACTAACTTATTCACAATTTTCCTCTTCTCTTTCCTTTACATGATACCCACAGAAGCAATAAGTAACTATGATTTACTTGTCCTTTCATGGGGTCGAGATGATGTTCATACTGGTTACGGGATTCTACTCTTAGGGGCTGGAGCGGTAATGTTAGGTTATAAGTGCACAAAAAAAATAAGTAAATTCTATAAGCAAAATGTGTCGGATAAACCACAATTGATTATTAATAAGAGAAGGGTGCTTATCTCTCTTCTATTAATATATGAAATATTTTTTTTTGCAATCAATATAGAAAATACCATTTATGGTTTTACCGCAGGACGAGCCTCAGCCTTTCCATTTGCTTTCTCAGGAATTTTGTACGTGATTGCCTTCCTCAGCATAGGTTTATTCCTTGAATATTTTAAAGGAAATAAGCTAAAAACTCTGTTATTCATATTGCCTATAATTATTACATTTTTAGGTACAGGCACAAGGTTTTTCCTGCTTTTTATCGTGTTTATATTTTTTTTTAAAGACTTATATTACCTCAATTTTAAAAATAGCTTTAAGATAATTTTTGGTGCATTGGTAATCATAACACTCACCACAGCAATTAAATCCAGCCGTGCTAGTGGACTGAAATTAACATCAACAACATCAAGTTCCGAAACAAGTGCAGAAGAAATAATGGATTTCATTGCTTCCAAAGGATCAGATGAAGGATTGATTAGAAATACAGCAATGATTACAGATTATTTGAGTAAAAACGAGGTAACTTATGGTAAGTCTATTGGATTTATTTTTGTGTTTTGGATTCCGCGTTCCTTGTGGCCAGATAAACCTGTTATGCTGGATAATTGGTTGGTTAATAAGTATTTCAATGTTAGTGAAGGATATTCATCTGCATCAAGTTTTGCTGGGGAACTTTATATGGATTTTGGGTTTGAATTCGCTTTACTGGCTCTTCTAATTTTAGGAGTTTTTTTATTTAAGTTAGAAGATTGGATTCTTTTGAATCATCATACTAGCTTTCAGAATTATATTTTTAGTGGCTTTTTAATGGGTTGGTTGTTTTTTGCAACCCGATCTATTTTGACTGCCACATTTATTCTAATCACTTACATGGTTTTTTCTAAAATTATTTTTTATCTATTGGGACGCTTTAAAATTTTAATCATCAAGTAA